One genomic window of Tenacibaculum tangerinum includes the following:
- a CDS encoding non-ribosomal peptide synthetase yields MFREPEFQANAYTEKEQQLHSQEKQVFKNKLGISMLLTDKDMDNLTEGSFFSFSDKIGSKEVVFHCYFDETVSEHTLKNWVETNSDKLLDLPFNIVLKTNHRSFASTNESLGNYTLDNRLFFNITEDLLGKKSIASNNFTSLQITLKNNFEEYEFAESLSMNSVIQYTKDIDSKIAEKIAVSKKNSNSNNLNLQTKHITLQVLCITGETQKEAIDNAYQFLYERAKENNSYWLNFITNDKKIGEVLSTLSSEEKEYVLKSYIDKCIKKRVLIGTTEYCKAQIQYFFSLGINEVNFITSPHNIESQNFRNSISLLENVQEEKVESEENSRRDSLCPIVSPEFMEEAKTEIETQRVIKEDREDDIFQQENFTLPLTGDQKALLVLSKVSKGAMMTNSQTWALKVEGALDIDKLQKAYQKVTDRHNGMRITIDEETLEQTFHQQFAISIGVLQMEEEQNSEKFIEEFLKQEASRQYDLSKSLHRLTVLKINENYSVIVLSCNHITIDGVGVSVLYTELAAYYNNLNAKLDKTMGFDKFVKWRLVQSEEKHFKLQEKYWLDEVNTEIPVLDLPLDHARPLSNQYNGSSYLMNFQKDFFKELKDFSVENNCTYFMVVFAAFQVLLYRLSSQKKSVIGVAFNGRTIPNSDLMIGFCANIYPILCEIEPEESILDFLSRVKYKLFSAYENQDYPFSELIQKGLKNRDVSRFPFFSVAFNWDRLTLPKMDGAKVSWEVFKQEHVKLDLVPNLMEVNGELSMTLEYNTDLFDITTIERFCKYYEDILYTIIKDPKASISSLGNCIKSDVLQVQNWQGNRVTTHENTNAFHELFEYNAKLTPNKIALIQGNNKLTYKQVNEKANQLSRKFYNEGYQKGDLVGICLEKSFNQIISILGVMKAGLAYVPINPEFPESRISQLITDAVARSIITIEEYASKLPVDDSKKIILDNPELQIVLEKNSTANLALEMSREDLLYVMYTSGTTGKPKGVRIDHKGILNLAHNFSVFFKEKEIDIDQNWGWNSTFTFDGSLNALTQFYQGRTLVLLEDAKEKSPEDFWKYLHRMEVKVVDVSPSQLQFLLSGLSSGNIHTAPNLVIGGEATGQRLLEEIKNYCKQYNVTAFNVYGPTECSVVSHISVMTDHEKPVIGKTLDNVEAYVVNNLLQQVPIGAKGELLLGGVGVSNGYHNNQKLTEQKFINLPELTKSRLYKTGDIVRWLPGGVLEYVGRSDNQVQIRGVRIELGEVKTLINKMDEISECIVVAKKDTNNVNSLVVYLVLNKDIVITESELFQKMKLYLPTNMLPSSVIFIEEIPMTLNGKVDYSKLPDTNNVIKNDYVPPVKDIEKILCMIWQDALELDKIGVYDDFFFIGGHSLTAMKIIAKIQTLLGRKVTLTEIFKYSNIALLAEFLEREDKQKSDSEIITVHTEKNKERVLSFQQESFWLIDKVVEDRSIYNVTEIFEFSGEVNSNALNKALCDIVERHEVLRTVIQLNENNAPISILLDKPTDLLEIVNCDEHAFSENFLKEQQKKVFRTIFDLSKGYMLRVRLVKVSDTKSFLLLAIPHIAIDGWSMNIFKEELKFAYKNAINGNKNTFQKLPIQYADYATWQRNKFTDTYLEEQKSFWVNKLKGIPLLHSLPLDHPRQKVKSYQGTAFKHSVGKELYDKIVKFNAKHGVTMFVTLQSAFAILLRKWSSKQDIVMGTPVANRSLKEVQGLIGMFVNTMILRNEVRDNISFLSFIEQNKENIIQAFEYQDYPFNFLVENINPIRELGHSPIFQIMFALENSTESSGVFAEDVTINKVKKAYYSSKFDLTLYMNQKEEDITIEWEYDTTLFEGDTIERIAESFINLLESIVTDPNTPIKKINLSTEKFKKKILSLSKGEEQEIDNTCIHAAFEQQVLKNPESIAIEYLNTKISYQELNLKSNKIANYLISKGLKKGDFVVIHAQRSIETFSCILAVLKAGGIYLPLDSGTPKGRIKHILESSKAQFIICDKNIDKKAFENYAIINLNDQQVVEAIEKQETDNTFVKSVSSDLAYAIYTSGSSGLPKGCLLSHSNAQNLILSCRQILNFTPNSRVLQFASISFDASVFEWINALTLGSTLIIVPEEIRTIPEELSSFIKEKK; encoded by the coding sequence GTGTTTCGTGAACCTGAATTTCAGGCGAACGCATATACTGAGAAAGAACAACAATTACATTCTCAGGAGAAACAGGTTTTTAAAAATAAATTAGGTATTTCAATGCTCCTTACAGATAAAGATATGGATAATCTTACTGAGGGATCATTTTTTTCTTTTTCAGATAAAATAGGTAGTAAAGAAGTAGTATTTCATTGCTATTTTGATGAAACTGTATCTGAACATACACTTAAAAATTGGGTGGAAACAAATAGCGATAAGCTCTTGGATTTACCTTTTAATATTGTATTAAAAACGAATCATAGATCTTTTGCAAGTACAAATGAATCACTAGGGAATTACACCCTCGATAACAGACTGTTTTTTAATATTACAGAAGACTTATTAGGTAAAAAAAGCATAGCAAGTAATAATTTTACATCACTACAGATAACCTTAAAAAACAATTTTGAAGAGTATGAATTTGCAGAATCTTTGAGTATGAATTCGGTAATTCAGTATACTAAAGACATAGATAGCAAAATTGCCGAAAAAATAGCTGTTTCTAAAAAGAACTCAAATTCAAACAACTTAAATCTACAAACAAAACATATTACATTACAAGTTTTATGTATTACTGGAGAAACACAAAAAGAAGCTATTGACAACGCTTACCAATTTTTATATGAAAGAGCGAAAGAAAACAATAGCTATTGGCTAAACTTTATAACTAATGATAAAAAAATAGGAGAAGTTTTATCTACATTAAGTTCTGAAGAAAAAGAATATGTACTTAAGAGTTATATAGATAAATGCATTAAAAAACGTGTATTAATAGGAACAACAGAATATTGTAAAGCGCAAATACAATATTTCTTTAGTTTAGGAATTAATGAAGTTAATTTTATAACGTCTCCTCATAATATAGAATCACAAAATTTTAGGAATAGTATTTCGCTTTTAGAAAATGTCCAGGAAGAAAAAGTTGAAAGTGAGGAAAATTCAAGACGTGATTCTCTTTGCCCGATTGTTTCTCCAGAATTTATGGAAGAGGCTAAAACGGAAATAGAAACTCAAAGGGTAATTAAAGAAGACAGGGAAGACGATATTTTTCAACAGGAAAATTTCACATTACCGTTAACAGGTGACCAAAAGGCATTGCTAGTTTTATCAAAAGTTAGTAAAGGAGCAATGATGACAAATTCCCAAACTTGGGCTTTAAAAGTTGAGGGAGCGCTAGATATTGATAAACTTCAAAAGGCATATCAAAAAGTTACTGACCGTCATAATGGAATGCGAATAACTATTGATGAAGAAACCCTTGAACAAACATTTCACCAACAGTTTGCAATATCTATTGGTGTTCTTCAAATGGAAGAAGAACAAAATTCAGAGAAATTTATAGAAGAATTTTTAAAACAAGAAGCTAGCAGACAATACGATTTAAGTAAGTCGTTACACAGACTTACTGTTTTGAAAATTAACGAGAATTATTCTGTAATTGTGTTGAGCTGTAATCATATTACGATTGATGGAGTGGGTGTAAGTGTACTATATACTGAATTAGCGGCTTATTACAACAACTTGAACGCCAAACTCGATAAAACAATGGGCTTTGATAAGTTTGTGAAATGGCGCCTTGTTCAATCTGAGGAAAAACACTTTAAACTTCAAGAAAAATACTGGTTAGATGAGGTTAATACCGAAATTCCAGTATTAGATTTACCATTAGATCATGCTCGTCCTTTAAGCAATCAATATAATGGTTCATCTTACTTAATGAATTTTCAAAAGGATTTCTTTAAAGAACTTAAAGATTTTTCGGTTGAAAACAATTGCACATATTTCATGGTAGTATTTGCCGCTTTTCAGGTGCTTCTTTACCGTTTGTCATCGCAAAAAAAGTCGGTAATTGGAGTTGCTTTTAACGGTAGAACAATACCTAATAGTGATTTAATGATTGGTTTTTGTGCTAATATTTATCCAATATTATGTGAAATAGAGCCAGAAGAAAGTATACTTGACTTTTTATCTAGAGTAAAGTATAAACTATTTAGTGCTTACGAAAATCAAGATTATCCTTTTAGTGAATTAATTCAAAAAGGATTAAAAAATAGAGATGTAAGTCGTTTTCCTTTTTTCTCAGTAGCTTTTAACTGGGATAGATTAACATTGCCTAAAATGGATGGGGCAAAAGTGAGTTGGGAAGTATTTAAACAAGAACATGTAAAGCTCGATTTAGTACCAAATTTGATGGAGGTTAATGGAGAGTTGAGTATGACTCTTGAGTATAATACAGATCTTTTCGATATTACAACCATAGAAAGATTCTGTAAATATTATGAAGATATTTTATACACCATAATAAAAGATCCGAAAGCAAGTATTTCTTCACTTGGTAATTGTATTAAAAGCGATGTATTACAAGTACAAAATTGGCAAGGTAATCGAGTTACAACGCATGAAAATACAAATGCTTTCCATGAATTGTTTGAATATAATGCGAAATTAACGCCTAACAAAATAGCATTAATTCAAGGAAATAATAAACTCACCTATAAGCAGGTAAATGAAAAAGCGAATCAACTTTCCAGAAAATTTTACAATGAAGGTTACCAAAAAGGAGATTTAGTTGGAATTTGTTTAGAAAAATCGTTTAACCAAATTATTAGTATCCTTGGAGTTATGAAGGCAGGATTAGCTTATGTACCCATTAATCCAGAATTTCCAGAATCGAGAATTTCGCAGCTCATTACCGATGCAGTAGCTCGCTCTATTATTACAATTGAAGAATATGCTTCAAAATTACCTGTAGATGATTCTAAGAAAATTATTTTAGACAATCCTGAATTACAAATAGTTCTAGAAAAAAATAGCACAGCTAACTTAGCGTTAGAAATGAGTAGAGAAGATTTACTTTATGTAATGTATACTTCTGGAACAACGGGGAAACCAAAAGGTGTTAGAATTGACCATAAAGGAATTTTAAATTTAGCTCATAACTTTTCTGTGTTTTTCAAAGAAAAGGAAATCGATATAGATCAAAATTGGGGTTGGAATTCTACATTTACTTTTGATGGTTCTCTAAATGCACTTACACAATTTTATCAAGGGAGAACCTTGGTTTTATTAGAAGATGCTAAAGAAAAGTCTCCAGAAGATTTTTGGAAATATTTACATAGAATGGAAGTTAAAGTGGTTGACGTTAGTCCCTCTCAACTGCAGTTTCTTTTATCAGGACTTTCTTCGGGTAACATACATACAGCACCTAATTTGGTAATAGGAGGTGAGGCTACAGGACAGCGTTTACTGGAAGAAATTAAAAACTATTGTAAACAATACAATGTGACCGCGTTTAACGTATATGGGCCAACAGAATGCTCTGTGGTGAGTCATATTAGTGTAATGACAGATCACGAAAAACCAGTTATAGGAAAAACATTAGATAATGTGGAAGCTTATGTGGTAAATAATCTTTTACAACAAGTGCCTATAGGAGCCAAAGGAGAATTGCTTTTAGGAGGCGTTGGCGTTTCTAATGGATACCACAACAACCAAAAACTTACAGAGCAAAAGTTTATTAACCTTCCCGAATTAACTAAGAGTAGGTTATATAAAACTGGAGATATAGTTAGATGGCTTCCTGGAGGAGTGTTAGAATATGTTGGTAGATCAGATAACCAAGTTCAAATTAGAGGAGTTCGCATTGAATTAGGAGAGGTAAAGACGCTTATCAATAAAATGGATGAGATAAGTGAATGTATTGTTGTGGCAAAAAAAGACACAAACAATGTTAACTCACTGGTAGTATATCTTGTTTTAAATAAAGATATTGTTATTACCGAGAGTGAGTTGTTTCAGAAAATGAAACTGTATTTACCCACCAATATGCTACCTTCTTCGGTTATTTTTATAGAAGAAATACCGATGACACTCAACGGGAAAGTTGATTATAGTAAATTACCAGATACAAACAATGTTATCAAGAACGATTACGTACCTCCCGTAAAAGATATAGAGAAAATACTTTGTATGATTTGGCAGGATGCATTAGAGCTTGATAAAATAGGTGTTTATGACGATTTCTTTTTTATAGGAGGACATTCGTTAACGGCGATGAAAATTATAGCAAAAATTCAAACTTTATTAGGTAGAAAAGTAACGTTAACAGAAATATTTAAGTATTCAAACATAGCGCTATTAGCTGAATTTTTAGAACGAGAAGACAAACAAAAAAGCGATTCGGAAATAATCACTGTACATACCGAAAAAAACAAAGAAAGAGTACTTTCTTTTCAGCAAGAAAGCTTTTGGTTAATAGATAAAGTAGTTGAAGATAGAAGTATATATAATGTTACGGAAATTTTTGAATTCTCGGGAGAAGTTAACAGTAATGCTTTAAACAAAGCGTTATGTGATATAGTTGAAAGACATGAAGTATTGCGAACAGTTATCCAATTAAATGAAAACAATGCACCAATTTCTATTTTACTAGACAAGCCAACAGATTTATTGGAAATAGTAAACTGTGATGAACATGCATTTTCAGAAAACTTTTTAAAAGAGCAGCAGAAAAAAGTGTTCAGAACTATTTTCGATTTGAGTAAAGGATACATGTTAAGAGTTAGATTAGTTAAAGTTTCTGATACAAAGTCTTTCCTTTTACTGGCAATTCCGCATATCGCAATAGATGGTTGGTCCATGAACATTTTTAAAGAGGAATTAAAATTTGCTTATAAAAATGCTATCAACGGTAATAAAAATACCTTTCAAAAATTACCTATTCAATATGCCGACTATGCCACTTGGCAACGAAATAAGTTTACCGATACTTATTTAGAGGAACAAAAAAGTTTTTGGGTTAACAAATTGAAAGGTATTCCTTTGTTACATAGTTTGCCATTAGATCACCCTAGGCAAAAGGTAAAGTCATATCAAGGAACTGCATTTAAACATAGTGTTGGAAAAGAACTCTATGATAAAATAGTGAAATTTAATGCAAAGCATGGTGTAACCATGTTCGTTACCTTACAAAGTGCTTTTGCTATACTATTAAGAAAATGGAGTAGTAAGCAAGATATTGTTATGGGAACACCCGTTGCCAACCGATCATTAAAGGAGGTGCAAGGCCTAATCGGAATGTTTGTAAATACAATGATTTTGAGAAACGAAGTAAGAGACAATATTTCATTTTTATCGTTTATTGAACAGAACAAAGAAAACATTATTCAAGCATTTGAATACCAGGATTATCCTTTTAATTTTCTAGTAGAAAACATAAATCCTATAAGAGAATTAGGGCACTCTCCTATATTTCAAATTATGTTTGCTCTAGAAAATAGTACAGAAAGCTCAGGAGTTTTTGCCGAGGATGTAACTATTAATAAGGTAAAAAAGGCGTACTATTCTTCTAAGTTCGATTTAACGCTTTATATGAATCAAAAAGAGGAAGATATTACTATAGAATGGGAATACGATACAACGCTTTTTGAGGGAGACACTATCGAGCGTATTGCAGAATCTTTTATAAATTTATTAGAAAGTATTGTTACAGATCCCAATACTCCAATAAAAAAAATAAATCTTTCTACTGAAAAGTTTAAGAAAAAGATACTTTCATTAAGCAAGGGAGAGGAACAGGAAATTGATAATACTTGTATACATGCTGCCTTTGAACAACAAGTATTAAAAAACCCAGAGAGTATTGCAATAGAATATCTCAATACAAAAATTTCTTATCAAGAGTTAAACTTAAAGTCTAACAAAATAGCAAACTACCTAATTAGTAAAGGGCTTAAAAAAGGTGATTTTGTAGTTATTCACGCACAAAGATCTATAGAAACATTCTCTTGTATTTTAGCAGTTTTAAAAGCAGGAGGAATTTATTTACCACTAGACTCAGGAACACCAAAGGGTAGAATAAAACATATTTTAGAAAGTTCAAAAGCACAATTTATTATATGTGATAAAAACATTGACAAAAAAGCGTTTGAGAATTATGCCATTATTAACCTCAATGACCAGCAAGTCGTTGAAGCTATAGAAAAACAGGAAACGGACAATACTTTCGTTAAAAGCGTTTCTTCTGATTTGGCGTATGCCATATATACCTCAGGATCATCAGGTTTACCTAAAGGCTGTCTACTGTCACACAGTAATGCTCAAAATTTGATACTCTCTTGTCGCCAAATATTAAACTTCACCCCTAATTCTCGAGTTCTTCAGTTTGCATCAATAAGCTTTGATGCTTCTGTTTTTGAGTGGATAAACGCTTTAACACTTGGTAGTACGTTAATAATTGTTCCAGAGGAAATCAGAACAATTCCTGAAGAATTATCTTCTTTTATTAAAGAAAAAAAATAA
- a CDS encoding aminotransferase class III-fold pyridoxal phosphate-dependent enzyme, producing the protein MKLQENIRTLFADTMGYDAEDIELKVPLLEIGADSFTMMSVTRKIKETYGVAISMRDIFENINTIEKITSYVRENSEELPLEEIEEPVYAESKFQAEKTLPKIENNTVTKEFSQNYSFKKKPKEIKSFSRVSDVQSDKAHNGNFKTFTPRKMTFSQSGSTAVNGKNDDASTAWVDTKKAKELTPEQEIYLNEFIEEYSAKTLGSKRIAQESRPYLCNNRKSSSGFRVETKELLYPIVTNTSKGSKIWDVDNNEYVDIAMGFGSTLFGHNPDFLKKSLQEQIEKGYQIGPESELTAENARLIAETVNMDRVLFSNTGTEAVMTAIRIARAASGKKKIVVFQNSYHGHCDNVLVVPDIESDRFESKRMVPGIPESAIEDTLILPYGNVKALSFIEENAHDIAAVIVEPVRNYIGNKNPGEFLKNIREITKRKDIILVFDEVLVGFRLALGGAQEWFDIEADITTYGKAIAAGIPVGIVAGKSWCMDWVDGGYWSYGDDSAPIGNQTYTAGTFCKHPLAMTAVNAAIKEMLTKGPALQNELNERTEEMCIILDDIIAYHKVPLKVHRFGSNFRFSMSGNLSFAFQPLELDIFFYHVIKEGVYVWEGRTCFISTAHTDDDLNKIIDAVHNAIKKMKEAGFWAEKKRLNLN; encoded by the coding sequence ATGAAATTACAAGAAAATATTAGAACTCTTTTTGCTGATACCATGGGGTATGATGCAGAAGATATAGAATTAAAAGTGCCTTTATTAGAAATAGGAGCAGACTCATTTACTATGATGTCAGTAACTAGAAAAATAAAAGAAACTTATGGTGTAGCGATATCGATGAGGGATATTTTTGAAAATATAAACACCATTGAAAAAATAACCTCTTATGTAAGAGAGAATTCTGAAGAATTACCTTTAGAAGAAATTGAAGAACCTGTTTATGCCGAAAGTAAGTTTCAAGCTGAAAAAACATTACCAAAAATAGAAAACAATACAGTTACCAAAGAGTTTTCACAGAATTATTCTTTTAAAAAGAAACCAAAGGAAATTAAAAGTTTTTCCAGAGTTTCTGATGTGCAGAGTGATAAAGCACATAATGGGAATTTCAAGACTTTTACACCAAGAAAAATGACCTTTTCGCAATCGGGATCTACGGCAGTGAATGGTAAAAATGATGATGCGTCAACAGCATGGGTGGATACTAAAAAAGCTAAAGAACTTACTCCAGAGCAAGAAATTTATTTAAATGAATTTATTGAAGAATATAGTGCTAAAACATTAGGCTCAAAAAGAATAGCGCAAGAGTCAAGACCTTATTTATGTAATAACCGTAAAAGTTCATCAGGCTTTAGAGTAGAAACAAAAGAACTTTTATACCCTATAGTTACCAATACCTCCAAAGGATCAAAAATATGGGATGTTGACAATAATGAATATGTTGATATTGCAATGGGATTTGGATCAACATTGTTTGGACATAACCCTGATTTTTTGAAGAAATCTTTGCAAGAGCAAATAGAAAAAGGGTATCAAATAGGCCCCGAATCGGAGTTAACTGCGGAAAATGCAAGATTAATTGCGGAAACGGTTAATATGGATCGTGTGTTGTTTTCCAACACGGGTACTGAGGCAGTTATGACAGCTATTAGAATAGCAAGAGCAGCTAGTGGAAAAAAGAAAATTGTAGTATTTCAAAATTCGTATCACGGACATTGCGATAACGTTTTGGTAGTTCCAGATATAGAATCAGATAGATTTGAATCTAAAAGAATGGTTCCTGGAATACCCGAATCTGCTATAGAAGATACATTAATACTTCCGTATGGAAATGTAAAGGCGCTTTCTTTTATTGAAGAAAATGCTCACGATATTGCCGCAGTAATTGTTGAACCTGTACGAAATTATATAGGAAACAAAAACCCTGGAGAGTTTTTAAAAAATATTAGAGAAATAACTAAAAGAAAAGATATTATTCTAGTTTTTGATGAAGTTCTAGTAGGGTTTAGATTAGCGTTAGGAGGAGCGCAGGAATGGTTTGATATTGAGGCAGATATAACCACGTATGGTAAGGCTATAGCAGCGGGAATACCTGTTGGTATTGTAGCGGGTAAAAGTTGGTGTATGGACTGGGTTGATGGGGGATACTGGAGCTATGGAGATGATTCTGCTCCAATAGGAAACCAAACCTATACTGCAGGTACATTTTGTAAACATCCTTTAGCAATGACAGCTGTGAATGCCGCAATAAAAGAAATGCTAACAAAAGGTCCTGCATTACAGAATGAATTGAATGAAAGAACAGAGGAAATGTGTATTATTCTTGACGATATAATAGCGTACCATAAGGTTCCATTAAAAGTTCATAGGTTTGGTTCGAACTTCCGTTTCTCAATGTCTGGTAATTTGAGTTTCGCATTTCAACCTTTAGAACTTGACATTTTCTTTTATCATGTTATTAAGGAGGGGGTGTATGTATGGGAAGGAAGAACATGTTTTATTTCAACAGCACATACGGATGATGATTTAAATAAAATTATTGATGCCGTTCACAATGCTATCAAGAAAATGAAAGAAGCAGGTTTCTGGGCTGAAAAAAAAAGACTAAACCTAAATTAA